The following DNA comes from Spirulina major PCC 6313.
AAAGGTATCGATCGCGGCGAGGCCTTCCTCTGGCGTTCCTTCGGCCAAACGTTTCACGACGGCACTGCCCACAATCACCGCATTTGCGCCCCAGTCTTTTAACTGCTTGGCGTGTTCCGGTTGAGAGACACCGAAGCCAACGCCGACGGGCTTTTGAGTGCTTTTTTGTAGTTGGGGGAGGAGGTCTTGGACGCGGGAGGCGATTTCAGTGCGAGCGCCGGTTACCCCTGTGACGCTGACGAGATAGATGAAGCCTTGGGATTTTTGGGCGATCGCATCAATGCGTTCCGTGGGGCTGGTGGGGGCCACAAGGAGGATCACTTCAATGCCGTGGGCGGTGGCACTTTCGAGGACTGCGGTGGATTCTTCAAGGGGTAAATCTGGGATCACCAACCCTTTCACCCCCGCCTCGGCAATCTGCGCCATAAACACATCAACCCCCCGAAAATAGATCGGGTTGTAGTAGGTAAAGAGAATAATCGGGGCGGTGAGTTCAGCATGGAGCGATCGCACCATATCCAGCACCTTTTGCAGCGTCACGCCCCGTTGTAATGCCCGCGTCGCCGCCGCTTGAATCGTCGGCCCATCGGCGAGGGGGTCAGAATAGGGCACACCCAATTCAATCAAATCTGCACCGGCCGCATCAAGCACCCTTAAGGCCTGGGCCGTGGTTTCTAAATCCGGATCACCCGCCGTAATGAAGGGAATTAAGGCGCATTGATTATTTTCTTTCAGGGTTTGGAAGCGCTCAGAAACCGAGGTCATGCCACGTTTAGGGAAGGGATAATTTGGACTCTTGATTGTACCATTTTCCCTGCCCGGCTCCCCTGATTCTGGGCTGAATGAATGGAGGATAGGGGAGTCGAACCCCTGACCTCTGCGGTGCGATCGCAGCGCTCTACCAACTGAGCTAACCCCCCGTCGGTGAATGATCATACCATTCTCACCCTCAATCTTCAAACTGAAAAGGCCGCATCCTGTTGGGCAACCACCCTTTCCACCCGCTCTAGTTCCAACTCGGTGAATTTATCCACCGTCCAGTTGGCCTGACGTTGCAACATGTGAAACGGGTAAGTATGGGCAATGCCCACCACCTGGATACCGGCCGCCTTAGCCGCAGCAATCCCCACGAGGCTATCTTCAATGGCGAGACAGCGTTGGGGTTCGATCTGGAGGTGGGGATATTGCTGCTGAGCGCGTTCCACGGCCAGATAATAGCTGGCGGGATCGGGTTTACTCGTGGCGCAATCGTCCTCAGTGACGATAATGCTGAAATATTGGGCAAGCTGCGATCGCGTCAACACCAGATCCACCGCCGCCCGGTCTGTCTCCGTCACCAACCCCAAGACCAAATCAATGCTATGGAGTTTTTTGATAAACGCGGCAACACCCGGATAGAGAGGCAACGTGTCGAGGGTAGCGAGGCGATCGCAATATCCCTGCGCCTTTTGGGTCATCAACTGTTGCAAATAATCATCGGACACCACCCGCCCCCGTTGCCGCAGTAAATCCCGCAGACAGGCGCGATCGTTCCGTCCCAAGCAAAACCGTTGATAATCTGCCAGATCCGGCCGCAAATTTTCCGCCAGCAAAATCTGTTGAATCAACTCCCCATGGATTGCCTCATCATTAATGATCGTGCCATTGAAATCAAAGAAAACAGCTTTCAGCGTCATGGCTGGTGCAAGAAACAAAAATCACTCTCCATTCTACGGGAGGGAGCAAGAGACTGACCCCCTCTTGACTCTCTAGCGCACTGGAGAGTTTAGGCTTAAAAAAATCCCAAACACCAGCACCATGAAACAGCAAACTCTTCACCTCGATGGCATGAGTTGCGCAGCCTGCGCCCGCGCCATTGAACGGGTCATCTCTAGCGTTGAGGGGGTGAGCGATTGCACCGTCAATTTTGGCGCGGAACTGGCCCGCGTGAATTACAATCCCGACACCACCGGCCTAGAGCAGATTCAAGCTGCCGTACAGCGAGCGGGCTATGATGCAACCCCCCTCAATTCATCCCGGCAATCCTCCGAGGCGATGGATGCAGCCCAAGCCGAGAAGGCCCAACAACTCCGACGCAAGCTGATCCTCGGTGGGGTGGTGAGTGGGATTTTAATGGTGGGAGGATTGCCGATGATGACAGGGCTACACCTGCCCTTTTGGCCGATGTGGCTGCATCATCCTTGGTTCCAGTTGATCCTCACGACTCCTGTAATGCTGTGGGTGGGGCAATCTTTCTTTAAGGGGGCGTGGGCGGCATTGCGCCAGGGTCGGGCGGACATGAATACCTTGGTGGCCTTGGGCACAGGGGCGGCCTATGGGTATTCGCTGTTTCCGACGATCGCACCCCAATGGTTCACCACCCAAGGGTTAACGCCCGATGTCTATTACGAAACCGCCGCCGTGGTGATTACCCTGATTTTGCTCGGTCGCGCCCTCGAACATCGCGCCAAGGGGAAAACCTCCGCCGCGATTCGGCAATTGATGGGATTGCAGGCGAAAACGGCGCGGGTGATTCGGGATGGGGAAGCGCGGGATATTGCGATCGCATCTGTGGAAGTGGGTGATATTGTCCTCGTCCGGCCAGGGGAGAAAATTCCCGTTGATGGTGTGGTAACTCAGGGAAAATCCACCGTTGATGAAGCCATGGTTACAGGGGAAAGCTTGCCGGTGGAAAAACACCCCGGCGATGAGGTGATCGGCGCAACCATCAATAAAACCGGCAGTTTTCAATTTGAAGCGCAGCGGGTGGGCGATGAAACGGTAC
Coding sequences within:
- the trpA gene encoding tryptophan synthase subunit alpha; this translates as MTSVSERFQTLKENNQCALIPFITAGDPDLETTAQALRVLDAAGADLIELGVPYSDPLADGPTIQAAATRALQRGVTLQKVLDMVRSLHAELTAPIILFTYYNPIYFRGVDVFMAQIAEAGVKGLVIPDLPLEESTAVLESATAHGIEVILLVAPTSPTERIDAIAQKSQGFIYLVSVTGVTGARTEIASRVQDLLPQLQKSTQKPVGVGFGVSQPEHAKQLKDWGANAVIVGSAVVKRLAEGTPEEGLAAIDTFCRSLKAALA
- a CDS encoding HAD family hydrolase; this translates as MTLKAVFFDFNGTIINDEAIHGELIQQILLAENLRPDLADYQRFCLGRNDRACLRDLLRQRGRVVSDDYLQQLMTQKAQGYCDRLATLDTLPLYPGVAAFIKKLHSIDLVLGLVTETDRAAVDLVLTRSQLAQYFSIIVTEDDCATSKPDPASYYLAVERAQQQYPHLQIEPQRCLAIEDSLVGIAAAKAAGIQVVGIAHTYPFHMLQRQANWTVDKFTELELERVERVVAQQDAAFSV